The Neoarius graeffei isolate fNeoGra1 chromosome 1, fNeoGra1.pri, whole genome shotgun sequence region CTAGTGCATGTACTGTATGCTGTCTGTTCCCACAGTAGATGGCCAACCTCAGAGCCGACATTTGGATTGTTATTCATAGTTTTTGTACATGTGAACTCCAGAGCTCTCGAAGGTGAACCACACACTGTTCTGTACGAGTTCATTCCTGAGACCAAAGAAGAACTGGCTGTGTTACCTGGGAACATCGTCTTCGTTCTTCAGAGAGGGACTGACAACTGGGCATCTGTTATTTTTAACGAAAGGGTGCGttgtgtgcaagtgtgtgtgtggtttatagTCTACCAAAAATGCATGATTTATTGATGTAATTGCTGACTATAGTATAAAGACAGAAATCTACACACCCTTCATCACAGTCTCTCAGGAAATTAGCAGTGTCATGCTGTTGACATTATTAGCTAGAAAATGTTGCCAAAAATAACAAATACACTTTGCAGTATGAGTCACTGTATGAATTTATATTTCCAAAACGTCAGCCGTAGGTCACACGCAATGAATTCCAAATCCAATGCAAAGTCCCTATGTCTACAGAGATCTTTTATCTCTTCCATCGCTGAAAGATGTACCAgccataatatttaaataatagatTTGGGGTGAAAGTTTCCTTTAGTATTTATTCTCTTTAAATCAaatgaaatgtgtttaaaatataATACATTGTGCATTACACCACAGACCCCCTGTCTATCAACCAGTTATAATCGTAAGGATTTCTTGGCATATTAAAATGCACGTGACGGTGACATATTTATAGGATTTACAAAACGTTTAAGTGGAATGTATTTATTACTCATCCTCTGGTTACTTTCTCATTTCCAGAGAGGGTTGGTTCCCTACAATTTCCTGGAGCCATTGGATATTACAGTGGCCTCAAAAATGGTGCAGGTAAAGTGCTGTTTTTAAGATGTGTGCTTCAAGAAATGATATACAGGCCtagacatttatttattcatacaaaggaaaacaattaaataaatgaagcatttaaatgtctttagcaacactaaactagaataaataaaaaaaatctcagtgCTGATGTAAAGCAATTGTTTAGTTATAAGAAGAGCATGGATGCAATAATTCTTACTGAAATTGCCAGTCTTattcatttaaattttttttctctcaagtTTGAAATCATGGAAGTTATAACCAAGTAATAACACTATACTACTGATCAAATAGCATAGATTATAAATGCATCTAGTATCAAAATCATTTTCCCCCAATTCACCATGTTTTTATGCATCCAAATTTTAACTCTGCATCTGTTCCTCTATTTAAAAGTCTAAAAGAAAGATCAACGAGAGCCTTTTCTCTGTAGGTTGCACCACCCAGCATCAGCAACGAAGACATACCCGCGCCACCAAGACGAGCAGCACCCAGTAAACCTGTGGATAAAGCAGACCAGAGGGACACCACAGCAGAGGTACCATATACCACATCCACACACAGCCATCATACTGGCAAATATTGTGTATTTACTCCTCACTAGTTATAACTGAGCTTTCCAATAATTAATTCGATTTGTTCTATATTGTCTACTCTCATCTAGACTAAAGCCGCTGATGATTTCTCAAAATGCATTGTgaaagtgcacttcctgtttaccaTATCCATCTGCATTACACCAGGACAGTCATATAAAGCTGTTCTCAAGATCATCAGCTCTAAACTCAAGCGACCTGCTTCTACACTCACTCTGAGGTACCTACACTCCGATACAGCTCTCTGAAAAACCATACTAAACTCTACTGATCGTGGTATAAACATTCTAGGTTTGTATATCATTTATTTGCTGGTAAAATGAATATCatatacatttcaatttcatttaaCATTCATAATTGGACTTTGAGAATCAGTCTTGTGCCTTTGACAGTGCCATGATATACAGTATGAGAGAAAAGTTATACGGACAGTAGCATTGCATAAAGTGTAAGTAATTCTTCAATATCCTGCCAGTTATTTAAAGCCTGGATCTACTGAGAAAGTAACAgttaacgagtcagagatggaggtgTTGTGGACCTGCGTGAGCAACAATCGCCTCACACTGTGGTGTTCAGCCACCGAGGTACCACAATTCAAATTCGACTGAAATAAACATGTCCGTAAACCAACCCCCATACCACCAACACCACATTTCTTCATTTTTCTGTTCATATTTAATGTATTAAATGTCTTTTACCTTCAGTAAGACAAGCATATCATTTATCCTATAAACTGATTATTAATACTATTATATTTAATTAATCAATTTTAatccaaatataatatttaataatCATCCCCATGAAACATCTTCAGCTTTATGAAAAATGCCAGACTTCTTTCAACTCCCAGTGCTTTGTGAAATTAAACACACATGGGACACATGGTAGCCCTTTTGTTCATTTCTGAGCAGTTAGAATTTGCATATATGATAACTGTAGACATGTAACATACTATAtgtccaaaggtttgtggacacctgaccatcacacccctaCAGATTTCACCCCCTTTTGCTGTTattataacctccactcttctgggaaggctttccactagattttggagcgtggctgtggAGATTTGTGCTTATTCAACCACAAgatcattagtgaggtcaggcactgacgtTGGACTGGGTgtgtctggggtgcagtcagcattccagttcatcccaaaggtgttcagtggggttgagatcagggctctaTGCAGGACActtgatttccttcactccagaccaTGTCTccttggagctcactttgtgcacagaggcactgtcatgctggaacaggtttaggcCTCTTGGTTCCAGTAGAAGGAAACTGTAACGCtaccagcatacaaagacatactATACAATTGTGAGAAAGGCCCACGTACGGGtgcaatggtcaggtgtccacaagctTTTGGCCATATAACGTACCAACCTTTTTCGTAATCACTGTGTTTTAGGATGATACTCTAGCTCAGGAAAAGGTGGTGGCTTTGTATGCTTATGAAGCAGCCACACCTGAAGATCTGGAATTTGCTCAAGGCGATGTCATCACTATCCTGTCGAAAGGTAAGACATTAAGATTGGCTATAATTTAGAAAGTAAGAAATTAAGAAATTACATTTTCATGATGTTTATTTTCCACTTCAGTGAATGAAGAGTGGTTTGAGGGCGAATGCAATGGGAAGAGTGGCATTTTTCCGTCATCTTTTGTTGTATATCATGAAGATAATCAGTAGATGGAGGCAAGTCTGACTGATAAAATCTGAATGCCAAAGATTATTGGATTATTTAAAGCTCAAGTTTAATTTAACCAGCAATGTTAAAGTGCAATGCTATATCTGCAAATACTTACATTGTAATTTTCCTTATAGACTTGGATAATATGAGCCCATTACATTATTTTATTGACATATTTTagcttttttggaaaaaaaaaactttttggcttaaagttGCAAATAAAGCACTTGGTAAAATATACCAAAGAACCTTTTATTACTGATCACAAAACTGTAAGCAATAAAACATTAtgaaatgtgtatgtattatgtgCTGTTACTACATATCAGAGATTATCTGCTCAATAACTGCACTAGTCATCCGTTTATTACTGGCCTAAGATTATCTGGAGCATCCAACATCCAAGTCCCTGTgtatgagccgttactatagaaatggtAACATATTAgaactgggcagcacagtggtgtagtggttagcactgtcgcctcacagcaagaaggttctgggttcgagcccagtagccgatgtgggcctttctgtgtggagtttgcatgctgtccgcgtgggtttcttccaggtgctctggtttcccccacagtccaaagacatgcaggttaggttaactggtggctctaaattgaccgtaggtgtgaatggttgtctctgtgtgtcagccctgcgatgatctggcgacttgtccagggtgtaccccgcctctcgcccatagtcagctgggataggctccagcttgcctgcgaccctgtacaggacaagcggttatggataatggatggacattaaTATGCCATAAACCTAttatttgaattacagctggccGGCAGAGGTGCCGTTATAGAAAATTTGATCAATcctttctgaccagtcagaatagAGAATCTAACCACACTGTGGTATAATACAATGTTCAAGTGCTTCCGACACTGTGGACTTAAAAAGTAAAAACCAGCAGCAGATGCAGAAAATTGCTCCTAACTCCAGTGTCCGTTAGGGTTTTGTGCCATCAAGCCTTATTTCCCTATGATTAGAGCAACATTAACCAATCACAGGAGTCTCTCTGGTCACACAAGTATGACAGAGCCACTCCCATTTCTTTCTCTTTAAGTGTGCTGTTTGCGTGGGGGCTTCACATCTTAGAAAAAGCACAACTCCCGATCTAACCAGACCACTTAAAAACAAAACTGTGTAAGCCCAGAGGGTTTCCAACTGCAAAGTTTTCACATGGTGAGGCCTGAAAATGGCATGCACTAAATGTAAATTAGTGAGCCCTTCAGCAGAGAACTGAGATGGAAGTACTGataggggaggggaaaaaaaaaaaaagacagacagagacatcGAGTGTATATTTCTTTAATGCCGGTTATTCATTGGCTTTTAATTACAACCTCAAACCAGGAGGTTGGATACTTCTTCTGGTGTGTTTAGTTTGGGTTTCCAGTTGATTTATTTTCCCCAAAACACATGATTGTGACTTTGCTGAGTGCAGAAGCTCACAGATCAGTCTACATCCCTGTGCATAAGAAGCAATACAGAATTGTATTGAAACACACTATTGGTTTATACCAAAAAGTCCTTTGTGGAATTTTCAGATTACTTTAAATAATACCTTTTCTTTATCAGCATCATGTATATGGAAAATATTCCTGACAGTCACATGAGCTTAAACATGGCATTACACTTCTATCCAGTCTCGGTGGATTGATGCACAAACACACCTCCTCTGGGCTTTACATTAAATATGATGCAACATGTTGCAGAAGTGATCTTTCTCATTTCCTTCTGGACTCCAGACTGTTTCTTGTATTTTAGTGTTTTATGGTCAGGTCAAGTTGTCTTTACTGTCCGTACCCTCGTCCTCATAAGCAATAGCGATACCGCGTCTTCCCTCCACAGCTTTTACTACTGGTGTTTCCCCCAGCTTGGGCTCCAACCCCTGCCAGCTCCGACCTGCGAGAAAGGAGGCTGCCAAAAGAGATCGCAAATCATTTATAATAATCAATACATTCTGCATTTGATGAATTGAACTTTGTGTGGAAGAAAATTAGCATAGCACTAATCCCTTCGCCACACCAGAGAATGACTGGATTTGAGGCCAATTCGTACCTTCCAGTGATCCCAAAATATATCCTACAATATTTTAAGATGCTTTCAAAAGATTATGTTTTTGGATTATCCTACAGTGTTGGATGTGTAAAACCACTCCAATTTATTTACAGTCCAATTATGGCTGCCTTGAGTTAAAACATCCTGTAATGGTGGGTGTGTGTCCGGATAAAAATGCAATCCATCATGTTTGAAGCACCAGTAACTTCCATGTTTGATTTGATGTGAAGTCAGGTTGGTTTAAGATCAGAATCAGGGTCACTGGTTGAGAAGCTGACTCGTTAACGTGATCTGAAAGTGTGTGGTGTTTAATTCAGTTGATCACTTAAGGATGATCTaggaccaataaataaataaataaataaataaataaataaatgagatcaTATCTGGAAATCAATGACATTTTCAACACTGGTTAGGATGATAAATCGTGCAGTATGGCCCAGGCATAAAATGCTGTGATGACCAACAGATCCCTAATATAACACATTTGCTCATTGCTGCTCTAAAATAATAAACATTTCTACAataaagtggggaaaaaaaaaaaaattacctgcaGTATTCATGTTGGCCACGGTTAGAGTCTGATTCCTGACCACAACTGAAGAAGACCATGACGAACCATCCCTTGGCTCAGAAGAGGATCGTAAACAGGAAGTGCGAAGTGCTCCAGTGATCAGTGACACATCTGTTGTCTCGTCATTAGTGGACTGATCTGACTCCGGAAAGTCCACATGACTGCTCCCTCCTGTTAAATATTTGGCAATAAATATTAAAATTAACCCATTGTGCAATAATATTCTAAGGCATAAAACACATCAATATTCACTGACTCAACTCTCTGAGCCTGTTTCTCAAACATCAGAGCTACTCAGTGCATCTCTTACAGTAACcaagaaaaaataaagaatattaaatgtcaaaaaaaaaaaaaaagcagaaagtcTCAGATGAATACAGTAATCTAGCCAGAGTAAATAAAAGGTAGAGAAAACAAAGATGAGAGAAACCGAAGTTGACAAATGGCACTAGAAAGACGGAGCACATGAGCACTCTCAAGCAGAAGCTATAAATATACACagagcaaaaacaaaacacagagtcCTGCCCagctgcacacacacaaaaatacagtgGGATTTAATCCATTTTCTCTCATCCAAGCATAATTTACAGTATGATTTGAAGAGGAAAATATCCAAGTTTGGGAAAATGACATTTCAcaaacttggatttttttttttttttacaaaaatcacttatggggggagagagagagagagagaaaaaaaaaaaaaaaaagcagggctCACATCATTTCCAGTGCCAATATAACCGTTTCTTTTTTGTTACCCAGAACAGTAGCTAAGCGACATGTGCCCTTTGT contains the following coding sequences:
- the ncf2 gene encoding neutrophil cytosol factor 2 isoform X2 gives rise to the protein MDFQQAFKELRGNSLIDYKPLGLMYKLYACEVLHNTGLVYAQMGNWEKAQENLFLALKVRTESKFTHIDKALESILKQKLFPMVTIRPELMFKPNKHYVAELEKKDYLGKAKVISSVVPADNFSGFAPLQPQVEDVPAQPKAPEVLRALEGEPHTVLYEFIPETKEELAVLPGNIVFVLQRGTDNWASVIFNERRGLVPYNFLEPLDITVASKMVQVAPPSISNEDIPAPPRRAAPSKPVDKADQRDTTAETKAADDFSKCIVKVHFLFTISICITPGQSYKAVLKIISSKLKRPASTLTLSYLKPGSTEKVTVNESEMEVLWTCVSNNRLTLWCSATEDDTLAQEKVVALYAYEAATPEDLEFAQGDVITILSKVNEEWFEGECNGKSGIFPSSFVVYHEDNQ
- the ncf2 gene encoding neutrophil cytosol factor 2 isoform X1; the encoded protein is MSFVNTLRQWDEAVACVEKKDLVSALRIFLDIEDKTSKINFNIGCLHLNNNELDAAEKAFDSSIGKDQYLAVAFFQRGITFYKKERFEESLMDFQQAFKELRGNSLIDYKPLGLMYKLYACEVLHNTGLVYAQMGNWEKAQENLFLALKVRTESKFTHIDKALESILKQKLFPMVTIRPELMFKPNKHYVAELEKKDYLGKAKVISSVVPADNFSGFAPLQPQVEDVPAQPKAPEVLRALEGEPHTVLYEFIPETKEELAVLPGNIVFVLQRGTDNWASVIFNERRGLVPYNFLEPLDITVASKMVQVAPPSISNEDIPAPPRRAAPSKPVDKADQRDTTAETKAADDFSKCIVKVHFLFTISICITPGQSYKAVLKIISSKLKRPASTLTLSYLKPGSTEKVTVNESEMEVLWTCVSNNRLTLWCSATEDDTLAQEKVVALYAYEAATPEDLEFAQGDVITILSKVNEEWFEGECNGKSGIFPSSFVVYHEDNQ